From a region of the Notolabrus celidotus isolate fNotCel1 chromosome 14, fNotCel1.pri, whole genome shotgun sequence genome:
- the LOC117825320 gene encoding uncharacterized protein LOC117825320 isoform X1, whose protein sequence is MALHWNLNHSLNEKLTFCLLALLWHFAAKIDAAVIRLKGEVGGEVIFRCPVERRDIQHLFLQKDLSFVNGYYKEKVLPSTWPNTKMDKETMTVHMNSLNVSHEGNYDCLIEYTNTHETLPTVIHLSITANFSVPAYTVLHQDETHWLVTCSSHGGYPTSTMIWNTDGSEMVKVVNSSEMTDPITLTINSSSTALFNCSKGEMKLISCSVGSVTSPLFSVCTSKPPDPQSYSLIIVATILVGVTLCVTFVCLWHKRKKRHEGTPAAPVRQNQLNGNEGSGTTPTREEKIALTAEDAP, encoded by the exons TAGATGCTGCTGTGATTAGGCTCAAAGGAGAGGTTGGAGGAGAAGTGATCTTTCGCTGCCCGGTTGAACGAAGGGATATTCAACATCTGTTCTTGCAGAAGGACCTTTCTTTTGTGAATGGCTACTATAAAGAAAAAGTCCTACCTAGCACATGGCCGAACACAAAGATGGATAAGGAAACAATGACTGTGCACATGAACAGTTTGAACGTTTCGCACGAAGGGAACTATGACTGTTTGATCGAATACACCAACACTCATGAAACTCTTCCAACAGTTATACACCTCAGTATCACAG CAAACTTCAGTGTGCCGGCATACACAGTGCTCCATCAGGATGAAACCCATTGGCTAGTGACGTGTTCATCTCATGGCGGCTACCCGACCTCTACGATGATCTGGAACACAGATGGGAGTGAGATGGTGAAAGTTGTTAACAGCAGTGAAATGACTGATCCTATCACCTTGACAATCAACAGCTCCAGTACTGCTCTCTTCAACTGCTCCAAGGGAGAGATGAAGTTAATCAGCTGCTCTGTAGGGAGCGTCACATCACCACTGTTCTCTGTCT GTACATCCAAGCCTCCTGACCCTCAAAGTTACAGTCTGATAATAGTAGCCACCATTCTTGTAGGTGTTACATTGTGTGtcacatttgtgtgtttgtggcacAAACGCAAGAAAAGACATGAAG GAACACCAGCAGCACCTGTAAGGCAAAATCAGCTCAATGGAAATGAAGG gTCAGGAACTACTCCcacaagagaagagaaaatTGCCCTCACAGCAGAAGACGCACCCTGA
- the LOC117825320 gene encoding uncharacterized protein LOC117825320 isoform X3, translating to MKIKVDAAVIRLKGEVGGEVIFRCPVERRDIQHLFLQKDLSFVNGYYKEKVLPSTWPNTKMDKETMTVHMNSLNVSHEGNYDCLIEYTNTHETLPTVIHLSITANFSVPAYTVLHQDETHWLVTCSSHGGYPTSTMIWNTDGSEMVKVVNSSEMTDPITLTINSSSTALFNCSKGEMKLISCSVGSVTSPLFSVCTSKPPDPQSYSLIIVATILVGVTLCVTFVCLWHKRKKRHEGTPAAPVRQNQLNGNEGSGTTPTREEKIALTAEDAP from the exons TAGATGCTGCTGTGATTAGGCTCAAAGGAGAGGTTGGAGGAGAAGTGATCTTTCGCTGCCCGGTTGAACGAAGGGATATTCAACATCTGTTCTTGCAGAAGGACCTTTCTTTTGTGAATGGCTACTATAAAGAAAAAGTCCTACCTAGCACATGGCCGAACACAAAGATGGATAAGGAAACAATGACTGTGCACATGAACAGTTTGAACGTTTCGCACGAAGGGAACTATGACTGTTTGATCGAATACACCAACACTCATGAAACTCTTCCAACAGTTATACACCTCAGTATCACAG CAAACTTCAGTGTGCCGGCATACACAGTGCTCCATCAGGATGAAACCCATTGGCTAGTGACGTGTTCATCTCATGGCGGCTACCCGACCTCTACGATGATCTGGAACACAGATGGGAGTGAGATGGTGAAAGTTGTTAACAGCAGTGAAATGACTGATCCTATCACCTTGACAATCAACAGCTCCAGTACTGCTCTCTTCAACTGCTCCAAGGGAGAGATGAAGTTAATCAGCTGCTCTGTAGGGAGCGTCACATCACCACTGTTCTCTGTCT GTACATCCAAGCCTCCTGACCCTCAAAGTTACAGTCTGATAATAGTAGCCACCATTCTTGTAGGTGTTACATTGTGTGtcacatttgtgtgtttgtggcacAAACGCAAGAAAAGACATGAAG GAACACCAGCAGCACCTGTAAGGCAAAATCAGCTCAATGGAAATGAAGG gTCAGGAACTACTCCcacaagagaagagaaaatTGCCCTCACAGCAGAAGACGCACCCTGA
- the LOC117825320 gene encoding uncharacterized protein LOC117825320 isoform X2, with protein MALHWNLNHSLNEKLTFCLLALLWHFAAKNAAVIRLKGEVGGEVIFRCPVERRDIQHLFLQKDLSFVNGYYKEKVLPSTWPNTKMDKETMTVHMNSLNVSHEGNYDCLIEYTNTHETLPTVIHLSITANFSVPAYTVLHQDETHWLVTCSSHGGYPTSTMIWNTDGSEMVKVVNSSEMTDPITLTINSSSTALFNCSKGEMKLISCSVGSVTSPLFSVCTSKPPDPQSYSLIIVATILVGVTLCVTFVCLWHKRKKRHEGTPAAPVRQNQLNGNEGSGTTPTREEKIALTAEDAP; from the exons ATGCTGCTGTGATTAGGCTCAAAGGAGAGGTTGGAGGAGAAGTGATCTTTCGCTGCCCGGTTGAACGAAGGGATATTCAACATCTGTTCTTGCAGAAGGACCTTTCTTTTGTGAATGGCTACTATAAAGAAAAAGTCCTACCTAGCACATGGCCGAACACAAAGATGGATAAGGAAACAATGACTGTGCACATGAACAGTTTGAACGTTTCGCACGAAGGGAACTATGACTGTTTGATCGAATACACCAACACTCATGAAACTCTTCCAACAGTTATACACCTCAGTATCACAG CAAACTTCAGTGTGCCGGCATACACAGTGCTCCATCAGGATGAAACCCATTGGCTAGTGACGTGTTCATCTCATGGCGGCTACCCGACCTCTACGATGATCTGGAACACAGATGGGAGTGAGATGGTGAAAGTTGTTAACAGCAGTGAAATGACTGATCCTATCACCTTGACAATCAACAGCTCCAGTACTGCTCTCTTCAACTGCTCCAAGGGAGAGATGAAGTTAATCAGCTGCTCTGTAGGGAGCGTCACATCACCACTGTTCTCTGTCT GTACATCCAAGCCTCCTGACCCTCAAAGTTACAGTCTGATAATAGTAGCCACCATTCTTGTAGGTGTTACATTGTGTGtcacatttgtgtgtttgtggcacAAACGCAAGAAAAGACATGAAG GAACACCAGCAGCACCTGTAAGGCAAAATCAGCTCAATGGAAATGAAGG gTCAGGAACTACTCCcacaagagaagagaaaatTGCCCTCACAGCAGAAGACGCACCCTGA